One window from the genome of Penaeus monodon isolate SGIC_2016 chromosome 4, NSTDA_Pmon_1, whole genome shotgun sequence encodes:
- the LOC119568916 gene encoding platelet-activating factor acetylhydrolase IB subunit beta-like → MNPAAVPTPLEDVQGDGRWLSMHNRFVSQARESEPDVVFVGDSLVANLQSTDLWEKWFAPMHSLNFGIGGDQTQHVLWRLKNGELEFIRPKAVVVLVGTNNHGHSAQEVAGGITEICHTIRDKQPKSYIIVLTLLPRGEKPNPLREKNRQINELMKEAVRDIDLCQVVNIDRDLVMQDGSIDHRDMYDYLHLTWQGYRRAFEPVFELLTQLLHENDKVILNDATLASPASDNPPSDNPSPCAE, encoded by the exons ATGAACCCAGCAGCCGTGCCCACGCCCCTGGAGGACGTGCAGGGGGACGGCAGGTGGCTCAGCATG CACAATCGGTTTGTGTCTCAAGCACGTGAGAGTGAGCCAGATGTCGTTTTTGTTGGGGATTCATTAGTGGCAAATCTTCAGTCTACGGACCTGTGGGAGAAGTGGTTTGCCCCTATGCACAGCCTCAACTTTGGCATCGGTGGGGACCAGACACAGCATGTCCTCTGGCGTCTGAAAAATGGTGAACTTGAGTTCATAAGACCTAAG GCTGTTGTGGTCTTAGTTGGTACAAATAACCATGGGCATTCTGCTCAGGAAGTTGCAGGTGGCATCACAGAAATTTGTCACACAATACGAGATAAGCAGCCTAAATCTTATATTATCGTTTTG ACATTACTTCCACGGGGAGAAAAACCCAACCCTTTGCGCGAGAAGAATAGGCAGATCAATGAGCTAATGAAGGAGGCAGTGCGGGACATTGATTTATGTCAG GTGGTAAACATCGATCGAGACTTGGTCATGCAGGACGGAAGTATAGATCACCGTGATATGTATGACTATTTGCACTTAACTTGGCAAGGTTACCGCCGTGCTTTTGAGCCAGTCTTCGAGTTGTTAACACAGCTGCTTCATGAGAACGACAAGGTGATTTTGAACGATGCAACGCTGGCATCACCGGCATCTGACAACCCCCCTTCGGACAACCCAAGTCCCTGTGCTGAGTAG
- the LOC119568924 gene encoding LOW QUALITY PROTEIN: uncharacterized protein LOC119568924 (The sequence of the model RefSeq protein was modified relative to this genomic sequence to represent the inferred CDS: deleted 1 base in 1 codon) produces MEYISSENLHNGGDDGGDDPLSGRCTATPQRQRRPLQQLNYPVVASPRPNVTPYKYHRCRVIPEETENEENINPSMKQAKNSGFRSRMKSNASSSEDTKKDESSPFVYPLIWETHQVVTSSPSMVSQSDPVESGCGLGIRGQGGSAEKSKFPREDMGEDLATLEAKLDRGSALEKENAKGGAAASGEKGNCKSTPSTSTSCSSSKISHGNVSSLSHFGPMVTPSKSTPTPPPSDRPIFLTPSERFKKTGDCRGVMTPQRRKPNHQVNPFEVAAECLHLPAVSPSLFRQVVSPSQKVDSNFHWSIDQLAVLHPANIETSPYNQADIQHDPDYERQAQDAIDRFFNHHSVVPSPWTGSQKSVNLLQMVCTPVHPVSSQPTPRTNTVWCQTELSIPPVLPEAVEEALKPFCTFTQDQFWQGGCEDEGTSLNNTTLRRKLLFSQDELLNATPMCSPRGADTPDPDSRPPSPTVPLPLDDEDEVPIISEEEDDHRNLLWCGTIINRGEIGTSSKDPQLARHPPPTPPSCMSYLPSDKLFSEPFAFRRPDKNERDSPMIQCSPNLSPVQAQQSSEGPVIVTSPDVSPIHCHQYISIPSPRDVFISASSHISEDTSFHDPVLGQPLSSFRVSSSQDHAVSCTETSAKDSPSCSLPFHTALYSDSVLHNEEMLPVSPRSGCLQSSYFTMRLQQSLEFSVKCQDSCSKDKSCENIHECVTGSNLSSETSHGGAIERQIDKENCGDCLRTTPKIKKIPSPCRILNNIPCNETSSEINCEAPEQDQIWKQESKEKKENLIKESDENQQKTPVKTAVEQRSSSGHFSSSPIREDGNSPLAMDTPRKRFSSSPPLSPILCRSLMFLPHQENHHLRSQPKSHFSLSQSTHMSIDIDGKSCIEEEIMIDDERLGLTSSTRHVSQSLQQPRTTTTLRRASSVCDMETDSLEVNVSGEVPSQDTGYATGSLHSTNFSMSTFGNENGTTSSQTHLKDCHVNSLANTTGLSVDPYTSKVVCSTEGGSVWKGNL; encoded by the exons ATGGAATATATCTCCTCGGAAAATTTACACAATGGTGGTGACGATGGAGGTGATGACCCGTTGAGTGGTAGGTGCACCGCAACCCCTCAGCGGCAAAGGCGCCCTCTGCAACAGCTAAATTATCCAGTTGTAGCATCTCCTAGGCCAAATGTAACTCCATACAA ATATCATAGATGTCGAGTAATACCAGAAGAaactgaaaatgaagaaaatataaaccCTTCCatgaaacaagcaaaaaacagtGGATTTCGCTCCAGAATGAA GTCAAATGCATCATCCAGTGAAGATACAAAGAAAGATGAGTCATCACCTTTTGTGTATCCTCTGATCTGGGAGACGCACCAGGTCGTCACCTCCTCCCCGTCTATGGTCAGCCAGAGTGACCCAGTGGAGTCAGGGTGCGGCCTTGGAATCCGTGGCCAGGGGGGTTCCGCTGAGAAAAGCAAGTTCCCAAGAGAAGACATGGGTGAGGATTTAGCCACCCTAGAAGCCAAACTGGACAGAGGAAGTGCTCTTGAGAAGGAGAATGCAAAAGGGGGAGCAGCAGCATCAGGAGAGAAAGGAAACTGCAAGAGCACTCCCAGCACCTCCACCAGCTGTAGCAGCAGCAAGATCAGCCATGGCAACGTCAGCAGCTTGAGTCACTTTGGGCCGATGGTTACCCCTTCCAAGTCGACTCCAACACCTCCACCCTCGGATAGACCCATATTCTTAACTCCGTCAGAGAGAttcaaaaa AACGGGTGACTGCCGAGGAGTCATGACACCACAACGTCGTAAACCTAACCACCAGGTCAACCCATTTGAGGTGGCTGCCGAGTGTCTCCACCTGCCTGCCGTAAGCCCGTCGCTCTTTCGCCAAGTTGTATCCCCTAGTCAGAAGGTAGACAGCAACTTCCACTGGTCTATAGATCAGCTGGCGGTATTACATCCTGCGAACATTGAAACTTCGCCCTACAACCAGGCGGACATTCAGCACGACCCCGATTACGAACGCCAGGCACAGGATGCCATTGATAG GTTCTTTAACCATCACTCTGTTGTCCCAAGTCCTTGGACTGGAAGCCAGAAGTCTGTTAACCTTCTCCAGATGGTATGCACGCCAGTCCACCCAGTATCTAGTCAACCAACACCTCGAACTAATACAG TTTGGTGCCAAACAGAGCTGTCAATTCCTCCTGTCTTACCAGAAGCTGTGGAGGAAGCATTAAAACCCTTCTGTACATTTACACAG GACCAGTTCTGGCAGGGTGGCTGTGAAGATGAAGGGACAAGTCTCAACAACACAACACTGCGCCGGAAGCTGCTCTTTAGCCAAGACGAATTGCTCAATGCTACACC GATGTGTAGTCCTCGTGGTGCAGATACCCCAGACCCAGACAGTAGACCACCTTCGCCCACTGTTCCTTTACCTTTAGACGATGAGGATGAAGTACCCATTATaagtgaagaggaagatgatcACAGAAATCTGTTGTGGTGCGGAACCATCATCAATCGTGGCGAGATAGGAACCTCCAGCAAGGACCCACAGTTGGCCAGGCATcctccaccaacaccaccatcctGCATGTCATACTTGCCGAGTGACAAGCTCTTCAGTGAGCCATTTGCTTTCAGGAGGCcagataagaatgagagagatagtcCCATGATACAATGTTCGCCAAATCTGTCTCCGGTTCAAGCTCAGCAAAGCAGCGAAGGGCCAGTAATTGTCACCTCTCCAGATGTATCGCCCATTCATTGCCATCAGTACATTTCTATTCCAAGTCCCAGAGACGTGTTCATCTCTGCATCATCTCACATCAGTGAAGATACTTCCTTTCATGATCCAGTTCTAGGACAGCCCCTATCATCTTTTAGAGTTTCTTCCAGTCAAGACCATGCTGTATCATGTACTGAAACAAGTGCCAAGGACAGTCCATCCTGTAGTTTGCCTTTCCACACAGCATTATACTCAGATTCAGTTTTACACAATGAGGAGATGCTGCCAGTTTCACCACGTTCAGGTTGCTTACAGAGTTCATACTTTACAATGAGATTACAACAAAGTTTAGAGTTTTCTGTAAAGTGCCAGGATTCATGTAGTAAAGACAAAAGCTGTGAGAATATTCATGAATGTGTTACAGGCTCCAATTTAAGCAGTGAAACTAGTCATGGTGGTGCTATTGAAAGACAAATTGAC AAGGAGAACTGTGGTGACTGTTTGAGAACTACACCAAAGATTAAGAAAATACCTTCACCATGCAGGATCTTAAACAATATTCCATGTAATGAAACTTCATCCGAGATAAATTGTGAAGCACCAGAACAAGATCAGATATGGAAACAAGagtcaaaagaaaagaaggagaatttAATTAAGGAATCTGATGAAAATCAGCAGAAAACACCTGTAAAGACAGCTGTTGAGCAAAGGAGCAGTTCG GGTCACTTCTCTTCTAGTCCTATCCGGGAAGATGGCAATAGTCCTCTTGCAATGGACACACCAAGAAAGAGATTTTCTTCTTCGCCTCCACTCTCACCTATCCTTTGTAGGTCCCTCATGTTCCTGCCACACCAAGAGAATCATCACTTGAGGTCTCAACCCAAATCTCATTTCAGCTTGTCACAGTCAACTCATATGAGCATTGATATAGACG GAAAAAGCTGCATTGAAGaagagataatgatagatgatgaaagACTAGGCTTAACTTCGAGCACAAGACATGTTAGCCAGTCCCTACAGCAGCCCcgtaccaccaccaccctccgtAGGGCCTCGTCAGTGTGTGACATGGAAACTGACTCTCTTGAG GTGAATGTGAGTGGGGAAGTGCCATCACAGGATACAGGATATGCAACTGGTAGCCTGCACTCAACCAATTTCAGCATGTCAACATTTGGAAATGAAAATGGCACAACTTCATCCCAGACTCATCTAAAAGACTGTCATGTGAACAGTTTGGCAAATACTACCGGTTTATCTGTTGATCCTTATACTTCCAAGGTTGTATGTAGTACTGAAGGGGGAAGTGTTTGGAAGGGAAACTTGTAA